The Populus alba chromosome 6, ASM523922v2, whole genome shotgun sequence genomic interval caaaacggaTGCCATAGACAATAGTGAATGACATACTATTAGTTGGGACGAGGATGAAGATAGTGCGGATTGATTTACTTCGAGGAATCATGTGGTTTCGTGAAGTAATTAGGTGCATTTGGTGCGTGGTACATGAATTGAAATCAGGTGTTAATTTTATCCAAAATCTCCTTCTCCTCGTGCACCACCGCCACGACTacactattaatattaatattattattattttaaaatctaatttaaaaataaactcaaaacaagATACAAATCACAAGTTAAAAAGGTCAATTCATGGTGaaccaattttttattataaaaatacaaaataatcaaatcaattttgttttaaaaaaaaaaatcaatatatttttatccatattttATCTTAGATTGGATTGGTTTTTTTACCAGGTGAAGTCggattaatcattttttatttttttcttaaactccaATCGATCCAATCCCTGAATCAACTGGGTTTAATCTaatatctattaaatttaatatctattaaatataaaataagatattttttttttagtttcatttaaaatacatcaaatacaGAAAAAGAGAAATTTCTCGAGTCCTCTCTAGTTTGTTCAATTTTAGTCTAGTACAATCAATACATAGGAGACTACCTTATGTTGTACTTTGAAGTTATGAAGTGTGTGGGTTGGTAAAAAAGGCCATTAATACGAACCATACTCTTCGGTCTTTCTTTTCCCTAATGGACCTAACAGGGCTagaataaaacaattataatctcaTTTTTTATCTAGCTTGtatatattaaagtttttttaatgaaatataaagtTAATAATGTAGTTGTTCtagttttacaaaaaaaaaaaaaatagagtcgGCGGATAACATCTTCGACTAATGTATCACAAATATTAATTCTGATATTTTCAGTTATGCTAATTTTCTAactattttaacaaaaaaaaaaaaaaaattcaaaaacactcGTCGTATTGCTCCTTCGAATTAGAGGGACTGAGCAAgtctcatagaaaataaatgatttaatatgGGCCAAAGTTTCTATGATCTCTGGGTTGGTGGGCTATAATGGATCTAAGCTAAGGGACCATATGTGGACTAtctgtaaaattaatttcttgaatctTCGGCCTATTTTTGTTCGGTAATTGATCTGAAAGGGctgaatcaaaatcaaaatcaaaatcaaaatcgtCCATGCACAATACACACACGGGTTAGGAGTTAGGTATTCTGCGCTACACCGTGCAttcaccttttaatttttttaaaagttgggTCTTGATACTGGTATAATCCAAAGCTATTTTGATCCTTGCACAGCCAATAACTCAAGGTTATTTTAAGTTCTGCAACATGTAAGGTTCAAAGATAGTTGAGTCTTGACGTGTCCAAGCACTACGGTTGTGTTGGGGTGTGCGAAGCTACAAAGTAGACAGCCCAAGCGCCACATGTACACAACATAAAGATAGAATTCAGGTGCCACGTATGCGCAGGGTGTAGCCACCACTGAGACAGCACTCGAGCGCAGCCCAAGCTCAATGAAAAAGGAAGGATTCAAATGTGTTTTCGTTTACAATGTTTCATGACAAAAGCACTTGGACCAACTCGTCTAAATTCATGGATGATGACCCGCTTGGACCAGCGGCTTCCTCTGCTAATTTTCTCCACTCCATGACTTTTTTCTTTACCTCCCTGCCCTTCTCTCTTTCCATCAACTCTCGCACAAGCTTCTCCACTTTATCTCTTTCCGCATTGCTATCAATCTCCATTCCGATGCCCCACTCATTGCAAGTGTACCTACAGTTTGTTGGTTGATCAGCAAAGAACGGCAAGCAAAGCATGGGCACCCCAGAAGAAATGCTCTCAGCTGTTGAATTCCATCCACTATGTGTTAGGAAACCTCCTATTGATGGGTGGTTGAGAACTTCCTCTTGCGGACACCAGTTTGAAATAAATCCTCTGTCTTTAGTCTCGTCAGTGAATTCCGGTGGCAATATGGCGGAGTCGCCTGTGACCATGTCAGGCCTTATTATCCATAAAAATGGGTGACCACTTTTAGCAAGTCCCATTCCCAATTCAATCAGCTGCTGCTTTGTGGCGACTGCTATGCTACCAAAATTCACATAAAGGACGGAGTTTGGTTTCTTGGAATCAAGCCATTGGAGACACTCAACCTCTTCTTTCCATAGATTATATCCAATAGAATCTAGATAATCTTCTTTCATTTGATTGAGAAGTAATTGAAGTGGACCGATCGTGTAGACACGAGGAAACATTGAGTAAAGAGCACTCAGGACTTTTTTCTCCAAAGCATCAAAAGTATGGAAAATCACTGCAGAACCTTCAGATGCTCTCTCAGCACATTCCATGCAGAAGTTGAAACGGCAATCATCTGGATCTGTTGTACGAAGAAAACTTGGAAGATCCCTTAACCGCATATCTTTCGTTCCTGGAATCCAGTCTAGTACTTGATCCAAATAGCCATTTGTTAAAAAGCTCTCGTCTgcgaacaaaaattaaatgcatatgtAGCATACCAGTATGGGCTAGTAAATGAAGGCAACAGCAGAAGAGGAATTAGCGTAAAatcagaagagaagaaaggttcCCTAGCTTGAACTCAAATTTCAGGTTACGCAGCCGAAGGGCTACCCTGGAATTATAACCACGGATCTGGTACATGTACTATACCATGATCCAGCATAAACTAACAGGATATTGTACCATTCAATCAGAAAGTTTTAGTCCATATGAACTCAGTTCATGTAGCAATCTATTTATTTCCATGGATGACGGCTACGATGATGCAGCACATGAACTACTAGGATATTTAAATTCTAATTCTTGTTCTTACCTTTTAATGGAAAcagtcctctttctttgagCTCTTTATATTGCTTAAGCCCCATGAAACTGCAAGCAGAGATTGAAAAGAACAAGGCAACAGGAATTCCATGCCTCTGAGCAGCAGTGATGGCAGCTGGAACAAATCCATCAGATACAATGCAAGTCAATTGAGGAACATCAGAAGATGCTGTATCATTGAGCTTGGCAAGCAATTCATTAAATGGAGCTAGCAAGTTCTTCTTGCAAGCCTCAAAAATTGCTTGTCCATCTTGGGTAGCATTCTCATCTGAAGGAGGGAGGCCATCTGGGATAGATTCGAACCGAAAGTCGGGCAAGCCATTCAGGGAATAAGGGCCTCTAGATTTAAGCAGGCGTCTATGGTTGAACTCTGTGTTCACAAAGGTTATGAGAAAACCTCGGGAATGCAGTAGTTTTGCTAGTTTAAGCATTGCCTTTACATGGCTTTGAGCTGGAAAGGGAATACAGATTACATGAGGCTTGTCTGCTAAGGTTTTGCGAAACATGTCTCtagctctttccttctttctctaaCTCTTTCTTTAGACTAATTGTTTTGCTACTGTCGTCTTTCGAAGTGAAGCAAACACTTTACACAGGATACATTCTCTTATCAACAAGactctatatataaaatagcaGCCAAGTAGAGGTACAATATGgattttatcttctcttttaattttaatctaattaaaatcattattctaGACTGATGCCGGCCATGGAATTTATTGGCTTTTGTATCAGTTGATACGGGAGAAATTTCGTGGTTGTCTATGAATGCAGGCTGCCGTACGTAAAAAACGTTTGACATTAGAAAAGCCGGAAACAGTCGTTATTATAAATATGGAGCGGTGATCATACAGATTGGAGTGAGATGTGAGGAGGATATGCCTTCATAgaataccaaaattaaattagggATAAGGTCATTacaatctaaattaataaatttaaattgaatggaCATATATAATTCAATGCATGATAAAAATAGTCAATAATTTATCAACCACACACATTTTGCAACTAGGCCCAAATTGTCATCTTCATGTATACAtcccttgttttttatataaacttcaTACCTATTTTCTTAAAGCTGACAAATGCTAgacaaatttgttttcaattctaGATCAAAGAAACCATTGGAGATAGTATAAACAATATTCTTTTTGGTTTGGATTATTATCATCCctttttctataataaaaattgtagATTTATCATCAAACTTCACAAAATATTGATAAGATTCATTTAATTCAAAGAATTTTGATTTATCTACATTCATATAATTGCTATATTCTGTGtctaaatatcataaaattttgtcattttttttattacatgacAAGCCATCAATAAagatatttcatcttttttatccaCAAAATTAGATTTTCTACATCATTCTTTAAATTTGTGATTTCCCATAAATGATAGTTAAGTTATTCAACCTTTGACTTGTCAGGCGAGATTTTTCATGGAAAGAAGCGTAGCGTGTAGTTTTTGTAAGGGATTCAGTCAGCAGTAGGGGTGTTCatggtccggttcggtccggttttaatataaaaattcaaccgaaccggaaaatactataacttgttaatataacccgaaccgaaccgagaaccggttcaaaccgaaccggttttgttcggttcggctcggttttttagccttagaaaccagaaaaaccgaaatcaattaaataagagaaaacttgGTCCAATCACAATCACTTGACAAACTTGGCCGAATCACAttcaaaaaaatccttgttgaaACCTTTGAATCCAAGCTCTCCGGTTGAGATCTGAAAAATCTCCCTTAATTGAATCATAATCACTGAATTTATCCATATTAAAACAACTACATGTTAACAAAGATTTCAATAGCATCCCGTAAAGTAGAGAATAGAAAGGCaacaatataagagaaaatgagtTGCTTTAAGTCTTTCTTGTGCACAGaaaagagggagagggagaaaggGAAGGGTAAGGCcactggaaaagaaaaatggggGAGAGAGCAGGGAAGGAGAGAGCGGGGAAGGGGGGGGAGAGAGCAAGGAGGGAGGGATGGGTGGGGTTGCTGAAAAAGAGAAGGGATTTTGAGGGGAGGGGgggataatttattattaggtttagtGGTGGTGGGGGGGGGGTTTAATTTATtatggaaaagggaaagggaaatggggaaaagggaaagggaaatggGGAAAAGCTGGAAAGGTTTGGGGAGGGGGGCGGGAAAGTTTTGGGGGAGGGGggaataaatttattattaggtttagtGGGGGGtgggttaatttattattaggtttagtgtttctttttatatatttttttaaattcaattaaactggttcggtttggtccggtttaatcggtttaagccTTCttaaaccgaaaccgaaccggacctagtggttttttaaattttttttaatcggtttattcggttttttctatcggttcggttttttcggttaattttttctcggttttttcggtttaatcggttggtcggtttttttaaacACCCCTAGTCAGCAGGAACCCAAATTCATTGAACCATTTGGACGGAAATATGATGTTTTGTCCTTCGGGAAAATTAATACTAAGCAATCATTATTAGttcaatatatacatatacagaCAGACACACACTTCTCTGtagcatatgaaaaaaaaaaatatatacatataaggCTGTATCAAATTTATGCCAACATTTTTCAACCATTATCACTCATTTTTCAACCACCATCATTTTTTCAATCATTATATTTATTCCAGTAATTGGGAGCAGTGACAAAAACAGGAGGGCTGGTAGGGGCTCGGCCCCTACAAGGAAAATTTTCCAAATCCCAACCCCTtccttatataaaataattgaaattttaatttttttaaaataatttttttaattcatcatcttttaattatttttttcttattctgtcCCTGGTTGGATTGTTAGTTTTTTGTTGGTTGCTACAAAAGCTCTCATTTCATTTCTAAACAGAGACAGACAAGAGAGtgagatcaataaaaaaaaaagagaggaagataATGCAACTATGAGAGTGAGAAAATGCATGTTTAAGAAAAGCATTGTGTAAGAGTGaaattttaggttttaaaattgtattagGGTTGAGTTGaatgtttatattatttctccaataatatataatttgtgttttaaaaaacaacataaatctacttgtttgtaatttttatttgtgtttattttcaGTATATTTGAATACATCATCTTTATCACAAATCGTGGTCCTTGGTATACACAATGAAAG includes:
- the LOC118028407 gene encoding 7-deoxyloganetin glucosyltransferase-like; this encodes MFRKTLADKPHVICIPFPAQSHVKAMLKLAKLLHSRGFLITFVNTEFNHRRLLKSRGPYSLNGLPDFRFESIPDGLPPSDENATQDGQAIFEACKKNLLAPFNELLAKLNDTASSDVPQLTCIVSDGFVPAAITAAQRHGIPVALFFSISACSFMGLKQYKELKERGLFPLKDESFLTNGYLDQVLDWIPGTKDMRLRDLPSFLRTTDPDDCRFNFCMECAERASEGSAVIFHTFDALEKKVLSALYSMFPRVYTIGPLQLLLNQMKEDYLDSIGYNLWKEEVECLQWLDSKKPNSVLYVNFGSIAVATKQQLIELGMGLAKSGHPFLWIIRPDMVTGDSAILPPEFTDETKDRGFISNWCPQEEVLNHPSIGGFLTHSGWNSTAESISSGVPMLCLPFFADQPTNCRYTCNEWGIGMEIDSNAERDKVEKLVRELMEREKGREVKKKVMEWRKLAEEAAGPSGSSSMNLDELVQVLLS